A genome region from Solanum pennellii chromosome 12, SPENNV200 includes the following:
- the LOC107007629 gene encoding AT-hook motif nuclear-localized protein 10, which produces MSVTEAGSGVMTSRDHFSVAGVQNSPSNVPATTPVVQNMHLGYRDEDTAVFAPPPYQSAEASAGAGTLMLQNLNNNSSEPMKRKRGRPRKYGPDGSMALGLNPAASPPVGGGSLGGSLSPRDPGNSAGAQMHSGGPGSPNSSKKGRGRPPGSGKKQQMDNLGSTGFGFTPHIIAVKPGEDVAYKIMSFSQNGPRAVCILSASGAISYVTLKQTATSGGTATYEGRFDILSLSGSFMLSDIGGQQSRTGGLSVSLAGSDGRILGGCVAGVLTAASPVQVIVGSFIADGRKEPKTSNHFEVLPAPLNANLGVGGGLTGANSPPSRGTYSESSGGPGSPINQRGPVCTNDNLQGISSMPWK; this is translated from the exons ATGTCGGTAACTGAGGCAGGTAGTGGAGTAATGACGAGTAGAGATCATTTCAGTGTTGCCGGAGTTCAAAATTCTCCTTCGAATGTTCCGGCAACGACGCCGGTGGTTCAGAATATGCATTTGGGTTACAGAGATGAAGATACGGCTGTGTTTGCCCCGCCACCGTACCAGTCGGCTGAAGCTTCTGCCGGAGCTGGGACATTGATGTTGCAGAACTTGAACAATAATTCGTCGGAGCCGATGAAACGGAAGAGAGGGAGGCCTAGGAAATACGGGCCGGATGGGTCTATGGCATTGGGATTGAATCCGGCTGCTTCGCCGCCGGTTGGTGGTGGTTCTCTCGGCGGTAGCTTGTCGCCCCGAGATCCGGGTAATTCTGCTGGTGCTCAGATGCATTCTGGAGGACCAGGTTCGCCGAATTCGTCGAAGAAAGGTAGAGGGAGACCTCCTGGATCCGGCAAAAAACAGCAAATGGACAATCTTG GATCAACAGGATTTGGATTCACACCACATATTATCGCTGTGAAACCAGGAGAG GATGTGGCATATAAAATAATGTCGTTTTCTCAGAATGGTCCAAGGGCTGTGTGCATCTTATCTGCCAGTGGTGCAATATCATATGTGACTCTTAAACAAACTGCCACGTCCGGTGGAACGGCGACATATGAG GGACGGTTTGACATTTTGTCTCTCTCTGGTTCATTTATGCTGTCTGACATTGGTGGTCAACAAAGCAGAACAGGTGGATTAAGTGTATCATTAGCTGGATCTGATGGACGGATTTTAGGCGGGTGTGTGGCGGGTGTTCTAACTGCCGCATCACCAGTCCAG GTTATCGTAGGTAGCTTCATTGCAGATGGTCGGAAAGAGCCAAAAACATCAAACCATTTTGAGGTTTTACCTGCTCCGTTGAATGCCAATCTTGGTGTTGGTGGTGGTTTGACAGGGGCCAATAGCCCACCATCACGAGGCACTTATAGTGAATCATCTGGTGGACCAGGCAGCCCCATAAATCAGAGGGGTCCAGTATGCACCAACGATAACCTGCAAGGAATCTCAAGCATGCCTTGGAAATGA